A window of candidate division KSB1 bacterium contains these coding sequences:
- a CDS encoding Gfo/Idh/MocA family oxidoreductase, whose amino-acid sequence MSKETGFTHLAKEKKQGDLPEIGVGMLGYAFMGKAHSHAFKSLPYMIETPPARPRLVGICGRNKSAVTSAAARYGYEYAYTDWRDMIDNKDIQLISNGGPNFMHAEPSIVAAQAGKHILCEKPLGRTAEESKDMLDAVENAGVKHMAGFNYRFVPALVHARNLIKSGALGRIYHFRAVYLQEWLLPAYNTPRLWRMNKEQAGSGVLGDLGTHIIDLSRFLLGEMVSVQAKTKTFIPERELPDGSGTGPVDVDDAFAALVEFDNGALGTLEASRFATGRKNHQRLEINGENGSLMFNLERLNELNVYWHDDETSETQGFHNVLVSESYHPWLKNWWPHGHMLGWEHTLVHELTHFLDCIVNDKNVSPDAATFYDGYKAAVISDAILESADLKKQIDIKD is encoded by the coding sequence ATGAGTAAAGAAACCGGATTCACACACCTGGCCAAAGAAAAAAAACAGGGCGATTTGCCTGAAATCGGAGTCGGAATGCTGGGATATGCATTTATGGGTAAAGCCCATTCGCATGCGTTCAAATCACTTCCCTATATGATTGAAACACCTCCGGCGCGTCCCCGTCTGGTCGGAATTTGCGGACGTAACAAATCCGCAGTGACATCTGCAGCAGCACGCTACGGCTATGAGTACGCCTACACCGACTGGCGTGACATGATCGACAATAAAGATATCCAGTTAATCAGCAACGGCGGACCGAATTTTATGCATGCGGAACCGAGCATCGTCGCAGCACAGGCGGGCAAACATATTCTCTGTGAAAAACCGCTTGGACGCACTGCGGAGGAATCAAAGGACATGCTTGATGCTGTTGAAAATGCAGGTGTCAAACATATGGCAGGTTTTAACTATCGATTTGTACCCGCGCTTGTACATGCACGCAATTTAATCAAATCCGGCGCCCTGGGCCGTATTTATCATTTTCGTGCGGTCTATTTGCAGGAGTGGCTTCTTCCTGCTTATAACACACCGCGACTCTGGCGCATGAACAAAGAACAGGCCGGAAGCGGTGTTTTGGGCGATTTGGGTACACATATTATTGATCTGAGCCGTTTCCTTTTGGGTGAGATGGTTTCAGTGCAGGCCAAAACCAAAACATTTATACCTGAACGCGAACTACCGGACGGAAGCGGAACCGGGCCGGTTGATGTGGACGATGCGTTCGCTGCTCTTGTTGAATTTGATAACGGCGCACTGGGAACACTCGAAGCCTCACGATTTGCAACAGGGCGCAAAAATCATCAACGACTTGAAATCAATGGAGAAAACGGCAGTCTGATGTTTAATCTGGAACGGTTGAATGAACTGAATGTTTATTGGCATGATGATGAAACATCGGAAACCCAGGGTTTTCATAATGTACTGGTCAGCGAATCTTATCATCCCTGGCTGAAAAACTGGTGGCCGCATGGACATATGCTCGGTTGGGAGCACACATTAGTGCATGAATTGACACATTTTCTGGATTGTATTGTAAATGACAAAAATGTTTCTCCGGATGCAGCTACATTTTATGACGGGTACAAGGCCGCTGTTATAAGCGATGCCATCCTCGAATCTGCAGACCTGAAAAAGCAAATCGATATTAAAGACTGA
- a CDS encoding Gfo/Idh/MocA family oxidoreductase — protein sequence MNSKVNRRSFIKHTLKATAVLGAPLIIPGSALGKNGKTAPSDRITIGCIGMGNMGTSNMQVFLGNPDAQIVAVCDVDEIRLEKAREMVSVHGQNCIATPDFLKLIHDPSIDAISLATPDHWHGYIAVKAAENGKDIYGEKPLSHNLAEGRAICNAVQANQRIWQTGSWQRSQSNFRFGCELVRNGRIGKVHTVQVGLPEGYSGRIPEEYHIQTPPATLDYDRWLGPAPYTPYIPFKTHWNWRWQLAFGGGQLLDWIGHHADIAHWGLGMEHTGPFEIKGKGEYPKTGPWDAASRYYLKAQYPENITMIIAGGYPEIPMGTRWIGEYGWVYVNRGGVIKTNPESLVRETFGPDEVHLYRSNDHRANFIDCMKSRRPTITPAEVAHRSATPGHLGQIAMLLKRKIKFNPVTEAIINDPEASRLLSRPMRTPWKIV from the coding sequence ATGAATTCAAAGGTGAACCGTCGATCCTTTATTAAACATACATTAAAGGCTACAGCTGTCCTTGGCGCGCCCCTGATTATTCCGGGTTCGGCGCTGGGCAAAAACGGCAAGACAGCGCCGAGCGACCGAATAACCATAGGGTGTATCGGAATGGGCAATATGGGCACGTCAAATATGCAGGTATTTCTGGGTAATCCCGATGCGCAAATTGTGGCTGTATGCGATGTGGATGAAATCCGACTTGAAAAGGCCAGGGAAATGGTTAGTGTTCATGGCCAGAATTGCATCGCGACCCCGGATTTCCTAAAGCTGATCCATGACCCGTCTATTGACGCCATCTCGCTCGCCACACCGGATCATTGGCATGGATATATTGCAGTCAAAGCCGCGGAAAACGGAAAAGACATTTACGGCGAAAAACCATTATCTCATAATTTGGCGGAAGGGCGGGCGATCTGCAATGCCGTACAAGCAAATCAACGTATATGGCAAACCGGCAGCTGGCAGCGGTCGCAGTCCAATTTCCGGTTCGGCTGCGAATTGGTAAGAAACGGCCGCATCGGCAAAGTGCACACAGTACAAGTCGGATTGCCGGAAGGATATTCCGGACGCATCCCGGAAGAATACCATATCCAGACACCGCCTGCAACCCTGGATTATGACAGATGGCTGGGACCGGCGCCGTACACGCCTTATATTCCGTTTAAAACGCACTGGAATTGGCGATGGCAGCTCGCATTCGGCGGCGGACAGCTGCTGGACTGGATCGGACACCATGCCGATATCGCACACTGGGGATTGGGTATGGAACATACCGGACCTTTTGAAATAAAAGGCAAAGGAGAATATCCGAAAACAGGGCCATGGGATGCAGCAAGCCGCTATTATTTAAAAGCGCAGTATCCCGAGAATATCACCATGATCATTGCCGGAGGATATCCGGAGATCCCCATGGGAACTCGATGGATTGGAGAATATGGCTGGGTATATGTTAATCGCGGCGGCGTCATCAAAACAAATCCGGAATCTCTTGTGCGTGAGACATTCGGCCCTGACGAAGTGCATCTTTACCGGTCAAACGATCACCGGGCAAATTTTATCGACTGTATGAAATCCAGACGTCCGACCATAACCCCGGCGGAAGTTGCGCACCGCAGTGCAACTCCGGGACACCTGGGACAAATCGCCATGCTGCTAAAACGAAAGATAAAATTTAACCCCGTAACGGAAGCAATTATCAATGATCCGGAAGCCTCGCGTCTGCTCTCCCGCCCTATGCGTACTCCCTGGAAAATCGTATAA
- a CDS encoding HEAT repeat domain-containing protein, which translates to MNFKTLRFNLMIFFLLALLQIQAGFANSLKDKLEKSQTYQYSDSRLVLSQIDSMIVSKLNAGESNLFIEKQLLPFLTKDNSLAFKQFLCEKLSFLGSEKSVQPLVSMLSEPATYDMALFALSRIPHPDVSAALREICPQLISKSKIGVIQTLGFRRDENSVELLSEYINHSNSDISSAAISALGNIGSYAALNALADATGREHRIDNSVLQHARLEAAAQLEDRNPKLSMDEYESLLSSKHISIQMGACRRLLNAEPHRFAERINQFIDQKDSVLVTAGLQWIQETESPCSVKEMKSIFSRLSPAHQTILLTSLQEMNNDMYLPVPMTALDSKNNEVRETAFNAIVELGNASTVDALVNRSWTTRSDLEAVLHTLSYLPGNQTDQAIIQAMESASSRSLSLLLTALGNRRIQGQDSLLLSYLDHTNKRIQRDAWIALGKTADESNLPQIIQAFLDLQSQTANADYIQNAIVQIIRRAPENNNCSQVILAAFEQNINKDQKIRLLELMGRIGDPDTYTLISNTLRDNDPEIVLTGIRALSNWPNSAPIFDLMNITLNAQNQKQSILALRGIDKITKTDSRYSAPVKVSIYQFILNQAPTAAEKRLALSGLSELIIPRSLKVISEYFESDVRDEAITAAVTMIPEVWWSDRQLTRDTINTLLKITDNPDHTKVLKSILIRMDQ; encoded by the coding sequence ATGAATTTCAAAACTCTGCGTTTCAATCTAATGATATTTTTCCTGCTTGCGCTTTTGCAAATCCAGGCCGGTTTTGCCAACTCGTTAAAGGACAAACTTGAAAAATCACAAACCTATCAATACTCTGACAGCAGACTGGTGCTTTCTCAAATCGACAGTATGATTGTCTCCAAACTCAATGCTGGAGAATCAAATCTTTTTATTGAAAAACAGCTGCTGCCTTTTTTGACAAAAGACAACTCGCTTGCATTTAAGCAATTTTTGTGTGAAAAGCTAAGCTTTCTCGGCAGTGAGAAATCGGTACAACCTCTTGTAAGCATGCTGTCTGAACCCGCCACCTATGATATGGCGCTTTTTGCTCTAAGCCGGATACCGCATCCTGACGTATCAGCAGCTTTGCGTGAGATCTGCCCGCAGCTTATTTCCAAATCTAAAATCGGAGTCATCCAAACGCTTGGGTTCAGGCGCGATGAAAATTCAGTCGAGTTATTGTCCGAATATATCAATCACAGTAATTCAGACATTTCTTCTGCAGCAATCTCGGCGCTCGGAAACATCGGTTCCTATGCCGCCCTGAATGCATTAGCCGATGCTACCGGTCGGGAGCATCGGATTGACAACTCGGTTCTGCAGCACGCCCGTCTGGAGGCAGCTGCCCAATTGGAAGATAGGAATCCAAAACTATCTATGGATGAGTATGAATCTCTTTTGTCCAGCAAGCATATTTCCATTCAAATGGGGGCGTGTCGACGCCTGCTCAATGCCGAACCGCATCGGTTTGCAGAAAGAATAAATCAATTTATCGACCAAAAAGACAGTGTACTCGTTACTGCCGGGCTGCAATGGATTCAGGAGACAGAATCACCTTGCAGTGTGAAAGAGATGAAATCCATTTTCAGCCGGTTATCACCGGCCCATCAGACCATTCTTCTCACCTCACTGCAAGAAATGAACAATGATATGTATTTACCGGTTCCCATGACAGCACTCGATTCAAAAAACAACGAGGTTCGCGAGACGGCATTTAACGCCATTGTTGAACTTGGAAATGCGTCTACCGTCGATGCGTTGGTCAATCGCTCCTGGACGACCCGATCTGATTTAGAGGCCGTTCTGCACACATTATCCTATCTGCCGGGCAATCAGACCGACCAAGCAATCATTCAAGCGATGGAATCTGCTTCATCTCGGTCATTGTCCCTGCTGCTGACGGCTCTCGGCAACCGAAGAATACAGGGTCAGGATTCTCTGCTGCTGTCCTATCTTGATCATACCAACAAGCGAATCCAGCGGGACGCCTGGATCGCTCTTGGTAAAACAGCGGATGAGTCAAATTTACCCCAGATCATTCAAGCTTTTTTAGACTTGCAGTCCCAAACCGCGAATGCAGATTATATTCAAAATGCGATTGTACAGATTATTCGACGCGCACCCGAAAACAACAATTGCAGTCAGGTCATTCTTGCTGCTTTTGAACAAAATATAAACAAAGATCAAAAGATTAGATTGCTGGAATTAATGGGACGCATTGGTGATCCCGATACGTATACCCTAATTTCGAATACGCTTCGAGACAATGATCCCGAGATCGTGCTGACAGGGATTCGCGCCTTGTCAAACTGGCCCAATTCAGCTCCCATTTTCGATTTAATGAACATCACATTAAACGCTCAGAACCAAAAACAGAGCATTCTTGCGCTTCGGGGAATTGACAAAATCACCAAAACCGACTCTAGATATTCGGCGCCGGTCAAAGTTTCCATTTATCAATTCATTCTAAATCAAGCGCCGACAGCTGCGGAAAAACGTCTGGCATTATCCGGCTTGTCAGAGCTGATTATACCTCGTTCTTTAAAGGTCATTAGCGAGTACTTTGAGTCGGATGTGCGCGATGAGGCAATAACCGCTGCGGTGACGATGATACCGGAGGTATGGTGGAGCGACAGACAGTTAACCAGGGATACGATAAATACTCTGTTAAAAATCACAGACAACCCCGACCACACCAAAGTTTTAAAAAGCATTTTAATTCGGATGGATCAATAA
- a CDS encoding DegT/DnrJ/EryC1/StrS family aminotransferase yields MTSHSVHLYIVRYDQDKFANLPKTDFVDAMRKEGIPTSPGYSLPLYKQPVFLNKSFGPRGSKVDLPIDYSAVECPITERACYEEAIWFPQFVMLGAEKDMDDIVAAVKKISENANDLVQ; encoded by the coding sequence GTGACTTCGCATTCAGTGCATTTGTATATTGTTCGATATGATCAAGACAAATTTGCAAATCTGCCTAAAACTGATTTTGTAGATGCGATGCGAAAAGAAGGTATTCCTACCAGTCCGGGCTACTCACTTCCTCTTTACAAACAGCCTGTATTTTTGAACAAATCTTTCGGCCCGCGTGGCTCCAAAGTTGATCTGCCGATAGATTACAGCGCGGTTGAATGCCCGATAACGGAACGGGCCTGTTATGAAGAGGCAATATGGTTCCCGCAATTTGTGATGTTGGGCGCTGAAAAGGATATGGATGATATTGTCGCTGCGGTTAAGAAAATATCAGAGAATGCAAACGATCTTGTTCAATAA
- a CDS encoding DegT/DnrJ/EryC1/StrS family aminotransferase, which produces MSQLAVRGGEPVRTEPFPKWPIWGDEEIDNLTTVVKNGQWGCLKGQVTEQFEQKFAKFQEAKYGIAVNSGTTALQIALMAADVQPGSEVIVPAYTFIATATAVVEMGAVPVFVDIDPETYNIDPNAIEKAITEKTGAIMPVHFAGRSADMDAIMDIAKQHHLKVVEDAAQAWGSEWKGRRLGAIGDAGCFSFQSSKNINAGEGGIILTNDDTVAKFARSHSNCGRSEDGLWYEHFYFGGNTRITEFQSAVLLAQLDRYEELMNIRQENMRYLNTNLKEIDGFTRLRYRTL; this is translated from the coding sequence ATGAGTCAGTTGGCAGTACGAGGCGGGGAACCGGTTCGGACCGAGCCTTTTCCCAAGTGGCCAATATGGGGAGATGAAGAAATTGATAATTTGACTACGGTTGTAAAAAACGGACAATGGGGCTGCCTGAAAGGACAGGTTACCGAACAATTTGAACAAAAGTTTGCAAAATTTCAGGAAGCGAAATACGGTATTGCAGTGAACAGCGGCACAACGGCACTCCAGATTGCCTTGATGGCTGCTGATGTTCAACCGGGCTCGGAGGTGATTGTTCCAGCTTATACATTTATCGCTACGGCCACAGCCGTGGTCGAAATGGGAGCTGTACCCGTCTTTGTAGATATTGATCCGGAGACCTATAATATCGATCCCAACGCCATAGAAAAAGCCATTACTGAAAAAACCGGAGCCATTATGCCGGTTCATTTTGCCGGTCGTTCAGCTGATATGGACGCTATAATGGATATCGCGAAACAGCATCATCTCAAAGTCGTTGAGGACGCCGCCCAGGCATGGGGGTCGGAGTGGAAAGGACGCAGGCTGGGAGCTATTGGTGATGCCGGTTGTTTCAGTTTTCAGTCCTCTAAAAATATCAATGCCGGAGAGGGCGGAATTATTCTGACCAATGATGACACGGTAGCCAAATTTGCCCGCTCTCATTCAAATTGCGGCAGGAGCGAAGACGGTCTATGGTACGAACATTTTTATTTTGGCGGCAATACCCGAATCACAGAATTCCAGTCCGCAGTTCTCCTGGCTCAACTAGACCGCTACGAAGAGCTGATGAATATACGTCAGGAAAATATGCGCTATTTGAATACAAATCTGAAGGAAATTGATGGGTTCACCCGCTTGAGATACCGGACTCTGTGA
- a CDS encoding sodium:solute symporter family protein: MHFIDFVIFAIYFIVVLGIGVYFFRKNKTRSEYYVGDRSISASHIGFSIVATDVGGGFSIGLGGLGFLMGLSGSWLLFTGLLGAWLAAVLVIPKIKSIDKQENLLTFPDFLKLHYNNKVVLAAALISGIGYLGFTSAQILAGAKLAAGTVFAGVNTINPLDLSLYIMTAIIIVYTVMGGLKAVIYTDTFQWMILLSGLILFGIPFAYIKVGGYAMLRSALPAEFFSLTNLHVSQFINWLFTIVPIWFIAMTLYQRIYACRNVKEAQKAFFLAGILEYPLMAFAGVILGMIARIYFPDVDSEIAMPMLLREILPIGIKGIVIAAYFSAIMSTADSCLIASSGNFVNDVIEAFLNRRLSHKSMMRLSQAVTLVIGVITFIIANSYTTVLSIILHAYSFMVAGLFIPTVMAYFSKYKSSRAALVSMFGGGGFTLILIFTSFGMPWNLDASVWGLLLSAFLYAIVMFIELRNS; encoded by the coding sequence ATGCATTTTATTGATTTTGTTATCTTTGCAATTTATTTTATCGTGGTTCTGGGCATTGGTGTCTATTTTTTCAGAAAAAACAAAACCCGCAGTGAGTATTATGTCGGAGACCGCTCGATATCCGCTTCACATATTGGATTCTCCATTGTGGCCACTGATGTGGGAGGCGGGTTTTCGATTGGTCTGGGCGGCCTCGGGTTCCTCATGGGATTGTCCGGAAGCTGGCTCTTGTTCACCGGATTGTTGGGCGCCTGGCTTGCCGCTGTACTGGTGATCCCTAAAATTAAAAGCATTGATAAACAGGAAAATTTATTAACCTTTCCGGATTTTCTCAAACTGCACTATAACAATAAAGTGGTATTGGCTGCTGCACTGATTTCCGGAATCGGATATCTGGGGTTCACCTCGGCACAGATTCTTGCCGGGGCCAAACTGGCTGCAGGAACCGTCTTTGCGGGAGTGAATACAATAAATCCACTGGATTTGTCACTCTATATTATGACGGCGATCATTATCGTTTATACTGTAATGGGCGGACTCAAAGCGGTGATTTACACAGATACATTCCAATGGATGATTTTGTTATCCGGACTGATTCTTTTCGGGATTCCGTTCGCGTATATAAAAGTCGGCGGCTATGCAATGCTGCGGAGTGCACTGCCGGCGGAATTTTTCTCACTGACAAATCTGCATGTTTCTCAATTTATCAACTGGCTATTTACCATTGTACCGATTTGGTTTATTGCGATGACTCTGTATCAGCGTATTTACGCGTGTCGTAATGTTAAAGAAGCCCAAAAAGCCTTTTTTCTGGCGGGAATACTGGAATATCCTTTGATGGCATTCGCAGGGGTTATTTTAGGTATGATCGCCCGCATCTATTTCCCGGATGTCGATTCCGAAATTGCGATGCCCATGTTATTGAGAGAAATATTACCAATCGGTATCAAAGGGATCGTGATTGCCGCTTATTTTTCTGCTATCATGTCCACAGCTGACAGCTGTCTGATTGCTTCTTCCGGGAACTTTGTTAATGATGTTATTGAGGCCTTTTTAAATCGGCGTCTTTCACACAAGTCCATGATGCGGCTCAGTCAGGCGGTGACTCTGGTGATCGGAGTTATTACGTTTATCATTGCCAATTCTTATACCACTGTGTTGAGCATCATTTTGCATGCTTATTCATTTATGGTGGCCGGTTTGTTTATTCCGACTGTAATGGCTTATTTCAGCAAATATAAAAGTTCCCGCGCCGCATTGGTCAGTATGTTCGGAGGCGGCGGGTTTACACTGATTCTTATTTTTACATCCTTTGGAATGCCCTGGAATCTCGATGCGAGTGTGTGGGGGTTGTTGTTGTCCGCTTTTCTGTACGCCATTGTTATGTTTATAGAACTCAGGAATTCGTGA
- the ablA gene encoding lysine 2,3-aminomutase, which yields MSIYNKKQKTLAKKIDSKVVLDKWKDWRWQRKHVITTIDDFELLTGIQFPADERGKLEQTLDKFPLSITPYYLSLIDPKDYKTDPIYIQSFPSPSELMINDCEMADPLAEDKDSPAANITHRYPDRVLFHVSNVCSMYCRHCTRKRKVGDVDFIPNKEILREGIEYIRNTPNVRDVLLSGGDPFLLGDNYLDWLLSELTSIEHVEIVRIGTRTPVVLPYRITDNLVNVLQKYQPIWINTHFNHPRELTTSSREALKKLADAGFPLGNQSVLLAGVNDCPRIMKTLVHKLVQNRVRPYYLYQCDLSEGLAHLRTPVGKGIEIIESLIGHTSGFAVPRYVIDAPGGGGKIPVMPNYLISWSTNKVVLRNYEGVITTYKEPDSYEPLFCDRNCEKCELQLNLDSADEYQSVGIAKLLADYDGDYSLVPQSNERFDRRVEEVD from the coding sequence ATGTCTATCTATAATAAGAAACAAAAAACTCTGGCCAAAAAGATCGACTCTAAAGTCGTTCTGGATAAATGGAAAGACTGGCGCTGGCAGCGCAAGCACGTCATCACCACAATAGATGATTTTGAATTGCTGACCGGTATACAATTCCCTGCAGATGAACGTGGAAAACTTGAGCAAACTCTTGATAAATTTCCACTTTCGATTACACCTTACTATTTGTCCCTGATTGATCCAAAAGACTATAAAACTGATCCCATCTATATACAATCTTTTCCATCACCTTCTGAACTGATGATTAATGATTGCGAGATGGCGGATCCACTGGCTGAGGATAAAGACAGTCCCGCCGCCAATATTACGCATCGATATCCGGACCGTGTTTTATTTCATGTGAGCAATGTCTGCTCTATGTATTGCCGCCATTGTACGCGCAAGCGCAAGGTAGGAGATGTGGACTTTATTCCAAATAAGGAAATTCTGAGAGAAGGGATTGAATATATCAGAAATACTCCCAATGTTCGCGACGTCTTGCTTTCCGGCGGCGATCCTTTCTTATTGGGTGATAATTATCTCGATTGGCTCTTATCCGAACTGACATCAATTGAACATGTAGAGATTGTGCGCATTGGAACCCGGACACCGGTAGTGCTTCCGTATCGTATTACTGATAATCTGGTCAACGTGCTGCAGAAATATCAACCGATCTGGATCAATACACATTTCAATCATCCGCGTGAATTAACCACATCTTCACGCGAGGCGTTGAAAAAACTGGCCGATGCAGGATTCCCGTTGGGAAATCAGTCCGTGCTGCTGGCTGGAGTGAATGACTGTCCGCGTATTATGAAGACGTTGGTGCATAAACTGGTGCAGAACCGGGTACGGCCCTATTATCTGTATCAATGTGATCTTTCGGAAGGATTGGCGCATTTGCGTACACCTGTGGGTAAAGGAATTGAGATTATTGAAAGCCTCATTGGCCACACCAGTGGATTTGCCGTGCCCCGTTATGTTATCGATGCACCCGGCGGCGGCGGAAAGATTCCGGTGATGCCGAATTATTTGATATCCTGGTCTACCAACAAAGTCGTTTTGCGGAATTATGAAGGTGTCATTACCACCTATAAAGAACCCGACTCTTATGAACCGTTGTTTTGTGATCGGAACTGTGAAAAATGTGAACTTCAGCTCAATCTGGACAGTGCAGATGAGTACCAGTCAGTCGGCATCGCAAAACTGCTTGCTGATTATGATGGAGATTATTCTCTTGTTCCTCAGAGCAATGAACGGTTTGATCGTCGGGTTGAGGAAGTTGATTGA
- a CDS encoding peroxiredoxin, with protein MEEKMNMPLLGDDFPEIQVDTTHGPMNIPGDLKGSWFVLFSHPADFTPVCTTEFVGFQKRYEEFKKMDCKLIGMSIDQVFSHIKWVEWIKEKLDVQIEFPIIAANDQVALKLGMLHPGKGTNTVRAVFVGDPQGKVRLVLYYPQEIGRNMDEVVRAVRALQLSDDEKVAVPANWPDNELIKDHVIVPPPKNIKDASERLKQYEGYDWWFCHKPRK; from the coding sequence ATGGAAGAAAAAATGAATATGCCACTGCTCGGCGACGATTTTCCGGAAATTCAGGTTGATACAACACACGGACCGATGAATATACCCGGGGATTTAAAAGGGTCCTGGTTTGTATTGTTCAGCCATCCTGCTGATTTTACACCCGTTTGTACAACTGAATTTGTCGGATTTCAAAAACGGTATGAAGAATTTAAAAAAATGGACTGCAAATTGATTGGCATGTCAATTGATCAGGTGTTCTCCCATATTAAATGGGTGGAATGGATCAAGGAAAAACTGGATGTACAAATCGAGTTTCCAATTATTGCCGCCAATGATCAAGTGGCTTTAAAACTGGGCATGCTGCATCCCGGAAAAGGAACAAATACGGTACGAGCGGTATTTGTGGGGGATCCGCAGGGAAAAGTGCGGCTGGTTCTTTATTATCCGCAGGAAATCGGACGTAATATGGATGAGGTTGTTCGTGCCGTCCGGGCTCTGCAGCTCTCTGATGACGAAAAAGTCGCAGTACCCGCCAACTGGCCGGATAATGAGTTAATCAAAGATCATGTTATTGTACCGCCGCCCAAAAACATCAAAGATGCTTCGGAGCGGTTGAAGCAATATGAAGGATATGACTGGTGGTTCTGCCACAAACCAAGAAAATAA
- a CDS encoding rhodanese-like domain-containing protein — protein sequence MFNSVTSYQLLQDIEKEDTMVLDVRPSATFNGWTLKDMNRGGHIPGAVSFPLEWFEELQIEELEEKLDAKISGRSHVIITGFSGKDAEKAGQLLTKLGFDNVTLHNPGMKEYSLEPGLPLDHLPGYRKLVPAVWLDLLLKNRIQEEQIDYYVLAHVNFDNWGDYDKGHIPGAIWLDTLDLESEEDWNRRSPQELEKELCNHGITKDTTVILYGRTSNPNMSQEHPGKQAGHLGAMRAALILMYAGVQDVRVLDGGLDAWLRIGGAVTRKEFSPNPVKETGLNIPEHPEYIVDMPKAREMIDDSRAELVSMRSWPEYIGEVSGYHYVKQAGRISGALWGNNGSDAYHMENYRNHDDTMRSYDEIEAMWSKMGVTPDKKIAFYCGTGWRASEAFYYAWLMGYKHVSIYDGGWSEWSSEKENPVETGTPA from the coding sequence ATGTTTAACTCTGTCACGTCTTATCAGTTGCTCCAGGATATTGAAAAAGAAGATACGATGGTATTGGATGTGCGGCCCTCTGCGACTTTTAACGGATGGACGTTGAAAGATATGAACCGGGGGGGACATATTCCGGGCGCTGTGTCATTCCCGCTTGAATGGTTCGAAGAACTACAGATTGAAGAACTGGAGGAAAAACTGGACGCCAAGATTTCCGGCCGCTCTCATGTTATCATAACCGGTTTTTCAGGAAAAGATGCGGAAAAAGCCGGGCAACTGCTGACTAAACTCGGTTTCGATAATGTAACCCTGCATAATCCGGGTATGAAAGAGTATTCACTTGAACCCGGTTTACCACTGGATCATCTGCCCGGCTACCGCAAATTGGTTCCGGCTGTATGGCTTGATCTTTTACTCAAAAACCGGATCCAGGAAGAACAAATAGATTATTACGTGCTCGCTCATGTAAATTTCGATAACTGGGGAGATTATGACAAGGGGCATATTCCGGGAGCGATTTGGCTTGATACTCTGGACCTCGAATCGGAAGAGGACTGGAATCGCCGCAGCCCCCAGGAACTGGAAAAAGAACTTTGTAATCATGGTATCACCAAAGATACCACTGTCATTTTGTATGGTCGCACGTCGAATCCGAACATGTCTCAGGAGCATCCCGGAAAGCAGGCGGGACATCTGGGCGCTATGCGGGCTGCGTTGATACTGATGTATGCCGGTGTTCAGGATGTGCGCGTATTGGATGGTGGTCTGGACGCCTGGCTGCGTATTGGCGGAGCTGTGACCCGAAAAGAATTCTCTCCCAACCCTGTCAAAGAAACCGGTCTGAATATTCCAGAACATCCCGAATATATTGTCGATATGCCCAAAGCCAGAGAAATGATTGACGATTCCCGGGCTGAACTGGTCAGTATGCGCAGTTGGCCGGAATATATTGGAGAGGTCAGTGGTTATCACTATGTTAAACAAGCTGGAAGAATATCCGGAGCATTATGGGGTAATAACGGTTCTGATGCCTATCACATGGAAAATTACCGTAATCACGATGATACGATGCGGAGCTATGATGAAATAGAAGCAATGTGGAGTAAAATGGGAGTGACCCCCGATAAAAAGATCGCGTTTTACTGTGGAACAGGATGGCGGGCCAGCGAAGCATTTTATTATGCATGGCTGATGGGGTACAAACATGTTTCGATATATGACGGCGGCTGGTCAGAGTGGAGTTCTGAAAAGGAAAACCCGGTCGAGACCGGTACGCCTGCGTAA